The genomic region GTCTTCGCAGGTCAGGCCGGGTGTCTGACTCCAATGTGGCAGGGACATGGCCGCTGAGTTGAGCCCTCAGAGCGCATTGTTCGCTGCGGTTCGCCACGATTCGCTCGCTCGACCACGCCGGATGATCCGCCGGGTTGCGGTGATGGGGACGCGCACTTGTACGGACGCCGAGAGGTCAACGGCGAGCAGCCGCGACCTGGCGTGCTGCCTTGCGGTCGGGCTTCAGCCGATTCTGAAGAGCAGGTCGATCACGCGCTGCTCGATGTCGTCGACGATCCCTCGGACCGTCTTGAGGTCCTGGCCCTTGGGGTCTTGCAGTGTCCAGTCCTCGTAGGTATTGCCCGGGAAGACAGGGCAGCTCTCCCCGCAGCCCATCGTGATGACGACGTCGGCTTCCTGAACGCCGTCGTACGTGAGGAGCCGGGGGTGCTCGCCTGCGGTGCTCAGGCCGCGTTCCTCCAGTACCTGCACGACGACCGGGTTCAATCCGCTGCCGGGCTCGCTGCCGGCGGACCGGACGTGGAGCCGTCCCTGGCCGTGGTGCTCGGCCAGGACCTTCGCGGCCAGGCTCCGCCCGCCGTTGTGGACGCAGGCGAACAGGATCACAGGCTTGTTCGTCATCGCACCGCTCCCAGCGTCTCGGTCTCTGTCTCGGGGTAGAAGCGCCGCCGGCCCCACAGGGCGGCGTAGACCAGCGCGACGAGGACGGGAACCTCGATGAGCGGGCCGACGACGACGGCCAGGGCCTGTCCGCTGGTCACGCCGAACACGCCGATGGACACGGCGATCGCGAGCTCGAAGTTGTTGCCGGCGGCGGTGAAGGACAGCGTGGCGGTGCGGGGGTAGCCCAGACCGAGTCGGTGGCCGAGCAGGAACGACCCGGCGAAGGTGATGGCGAAGTAGACGAGCAGCGGCACGGCGATCCGCACGACGTCGAGCGGCTGGCGGGTGATGGTGTCGCCCTGGAGGGCGAACAGCACCACGATGGTGAACAGCAATCCGTACAGTCGACCGGCCCGATCTTCGGCAGCAGCCGGGTCTCGTACCAGTCCCGACCCTCGGTGCGCTCGCCCAGCAGACGGGTGAGGAACCCGAGCAGCAGCGGGATGCCGAGGAAGACCAGGACGGACGTGGCGATGGTCCAGACGCTCACGTCGAGGGACTCCTGGCCCAGCCCGAGCCAGCCGGGCAGCAGCTCCAGGTAGAAGTAGCCGAGCGCCGCGAACGCGAAGATCTGGAAGATGCTGTTGATCGCGACCAGGACCGCGGCGGCCTCCCTGTCGCCGCACGACAGGTCGTTCCAGATCAGCACCATCGCGATGCACCGCGCGAGCCCCACGATGATCAGCCCGGTGCGGTACTCCGGCAGGTCGGGCAGGAAGATCCACGCCAGGGCGAACATCAACGCAGGAGCGAGCAGCCAGTTGATCACCAGCGAGCTGACGAGCAGCCGGCGGTCCCCGGTGACCGTTCCGAGCTCGCCGTACCGGACCTTCGCCAGCACCGGGTACATCATCAGCAGCAGCCCGATGGCGATCGGCAGACTGACGTCAGCGACCTTGACCGTGTCCAGAGCCTCGTCGAGCCTGCCGAACACCCTTCCCAGAAGCAGGCCAGCGGCCATGGCGGCCATGATCCACACGGGCAGGAAGCGGTCGAGGGTGGACAGCCGGCCCATGACCGGGGTGTCGAGGTCCGTCCCCGCGAGGGGCTTCTCAGCGACGGAGTCGCTCACGTTCAGGTCTCCTCGGGTCAGCAGCAGGCGGGGTCGATCACGCGGCACAGCGCGCCGAGCGCGTCCAGCCGGGCGCGGTAGAAGACGTTCGGACCCTGCCGAATCCCCTCGGCCAGCCCCGCATCCCGGAGCTGCTTGAGGTGGTGGCTGACAGTCGCCTCCGACAGGCCCAGCGCCGGCGCCAGGTCACACGTGCACACGCCCGTCGCGGACTGCGCCAGCAGCATCGACATCATTCGCACGCGTACGGGATCGGCCAAGGCCTTCAGGCGAAGGGCGATACCCAGCGCTTCTGATTCGCCGAGCGGGCCGGAGCTCAGGGTCGCCCCGCATACCGGCTCTCGAACGTCGAGCGCGGGCAGCGTCTTGGGCACCTGTTCATCATGCCACGAATTAGACAGACATCTAATCGGCCTACCTGCCGCCGCAGACGACCGGAAGTCGGCCATGTCGAGATGACCCGGACGCCGCGACTGGAAGGGTCATGCTCCGCAGCTCGCTGGGGCGGCCGTAGGATCGCGACAGTGACGGCGGCGGCGGACCCTTCCGGAGCGTCGGCTCCGGAAGGAGCGGCTCCCGAGGTAGCGGGCATTGCCGTCGAGGGAGCCGAGCTCCGCTCGGGCGCCCGCTCGCCGGACGGCTTCTACGGCTGGCGGATCGTCGCCGCGTCCAGCGCGGCCGTCGTGCTGACGGCGCCGGGACAGACCGCGGCGGTGTCGGCGTTCATCGAGCCGATGCTCGCGGAGCTCAACCTGTCCCGCACGGCCCTGTCGACGGCCTACCTGGTGGGGACGCTGACCGGCGCCTTGGCCATGCCGTTGGTGGGTCGCGCGCTGGACCGTCACGGCGTCCGTCGGACGATGGCGGTGGTCGGAGTGGTGTTCGGGGCGTTCCTCATCGGTCTGTCGACGGTGACCGGCATCGTCGGGGTGACGGCGGGCTTTGTGGGCATCCGCATGGCCGGGCAGGGTGCACTCGGGCTGACGGCGACCACAGCTACCGCTCTCTGGTTCACCCGCCGTCGGGGTGTAGCGGTGGGGACCGTGTCGGCTGTGGGAGCTGCCGGCATCAGCCTCGCGCCGGTCCTGTTGGAGCGTCTCGTGTCGGCGTACGGGTGGCGTGCGGTGTGGGCGGGCGAAGGCCTGCTGGTCTGGCTGACCGTCATCCCCTTGGCCCTGCTGGTGATGAAGGACAGCCCCGAGCAGCTCGGGCAGCGCCCGGACGGGGGGCCCGTAGGCGGGCCGTCCCGAACCGGGGCTGTCCAGATGACGCGTGCCCAGGCGGTGCGTACCGGCTGGTTCTGGCTGGTCACCGCGGCTGTGTCGGTGAGCGGGATGCTCGCGACCGCGGTCGCCTTCCACCAGATCAGCCTGCTCGGTGAGGGGGGACTGTCGATGACGGAGGCGGCGGCGAACTTCCTGCCGCAGACTGCCGCGGCGTTGCTGGCCACCTTCGCCGTTGGCACCCTGGTAGATCGGGTGCCGCCCTCGCTCGCGCTGTCGGGCTGCATGCTCCTGCTCGCCGCCGGCCTGGCGTGGGGAACGGTCGTGCAGCCCGGCGCGTCCGCCATCGGCTTTGGGCTGACCATGGGCGCAGCCGGCGGCAGCGTCCGCACGCTGGAGGCCGCGACGGTGCCGAGGGTGTTCGGGACCGCGCACCTGGGCTCGGTGCGCGGACTGGTGGCTGCGTTCTCCGTCGGTTCGACAGCCTTCGGGCCGGTGCTCTTCGCGGTCGTGCGGGAGGCGACCCGCAGCTACCGGCCCGTGTTGGCCTGCTGTGCGCTGCTCCCGCTGCTGGTAGCCGGAGCCGCTCTTGTCGTCCGGCCACCGGCCGTCCCGGATGTGACCGTCGGCGGTGTCACTGTCCCACCGGGGCACTGATGTCGCCGAGCTGCACCTCGACCCAGCGATGGACGTCGTGCGTGGTCACGCGACGGGCGAGCGCCGTCATCGCGCGGCGACGCGCAGTCTCGGGGATGGTCAGCGCGTGCTCTATCAGCGACGACAGCCCGTCCACATCGAAGGGGTTGCACAGGATGGCGTCTTTGAGCTCGACGGCCGCTCCGGTGAACTCGCTGAGCAGGAGCAGGCCGGAGCAGCCTCGAGCGGACTGGACAGCGACGTACTCCTTGGCGACGAGGTTCATCCCGTCGACCAGCGGCGTCACGAGCATGACGTCGGCGGCGGCGTAGTAGGCCGTCAGTGACGGCGGTGGCAGCGACCGGTAGAGGTAGTGAACGGGAACGTCCTTGCCCGGGCTGGTGAAGCGCCCGTTGATGCGGCCGGTGATCTGCTCGACCTGGCTGCGCAGCTGGCGGTACTCCCGGACGTCGTCACGGCTGGGTACGGCGACCTGCACGAACACGAGCTGGTCGCGCAGGTCGGGCCGCCTCTCGAGGAGTGACTCGAAGGCCAGTAGCCGCTCCAGGATCCCCTTGGTGTAGTCGAGCCGGTCCACCCCGAGCAGCACCTTGCGACCGGAAAATTGCTCGCGCAGCAACGCGATGTCGTCACCGACCCTGTCTGACGTCGCGAGCGAGGCGAACTGGGCGACGTCGATAGAGATCGGCGAGGCCGTGGTGCGCACCTCCCGACCGTCAGGAAGGCGCAGGTCGCCACCCCGGACCTTCACTCCGTCCGCGCCGAGGAGCCGACCACATGCACGGACGAAGTTCTTGCGGTACCGGTCGGTGTAGAAGCTGACGACGTCCGCGCCCAGCGGACCCAGCAGCAGCTCCTTGCGCCACGGCACGCGGGCGAACACGTCCGGCGAGGGCCACGGGGTGTGCAGGAACAGCCCACTGCGCTGCTGCGGCCGTCGCCGCCGCACCAGCTCCGGCACGAGCAGCAGGTGATAGTCGTGCACCCACAGCAGCGCGTCGTCGTTGCGGTCCAGCGCCGCGGCCGCACCGTCGGCGAAGCGCTCGTTTACCCCCTTGTAGGCCGCCCACCATCCACGGTCGAACACCGGCTTCTCGATCGCGTTGTGCAGCAACGGCCACAGCGTTCGGTTGGCGAAGCCGTGGTAGTAATCCCGCACCTGAGCCGCCGTCAGCGTGACCGGCGCCAGTTCGATCGACAGCTCCGGCAGTCGCGACGGCGTGCCCTTCGTGCCACCGTCCCAGCCGACCCACGCGCCGGACCGGGCGCTCATCACCGGACGCAGCGCCGTGACCAGACCACCCGGCGAGAGCTCTCACCCGGCGTGCCCTGCCTGCACCGGCAGGCGATTGGCGACCGCGACGACAGGGCGGCGGCCGTGTGCTCCGCTCACTGCCTCGGCTGAGCAGCGGCGGCGGATCCGCCGCCCATCTCGCGCAGCGTCTGCGGATCGACCGTCGGGAGCTCCTTGGGCAGCACGGCGCCGCCATGTGCGAGCGCGGCTGCGAGGTCACCTGCGTCGCAGACGCGACAGAGCACGATGGTGCCGTAGCCGACGACACTGAGCTGGGTCCCCCGCGAGCGCTCCACCAGGGCCTTCGGTCGCTCGACCAGGTCCTCAGCTCCGCAGGTGGGGCATCGTCGCTTGGCACGACGCGGCCCGTCGTAGCCGCACGTGTGACAGGTCAGCAGGATCGCGCCGCCGTCGCGACGGCCGGTGAGCTCGTCCGCCTCGCCGCACGCAGGGCAGTACACGTCGCGGGCGCTGACCGCAGGCGGCGGCGGAGCACTCGCCGCCACCTGCGAGCTCGTGGGACGGGGAGGCGTGATCTCCGGGATGATCGGCTCCGGCCGCGCCTCCACGGTCTCGGCACGCATCGCGGCGGCTGCGTCGTTGGCCTCCGGCTCGTCGACCCAGCGGATGCGGCCGTCCGGCTCGTTGAACCGCCGTTCGATCGTCAGGACCTCCGCCAGTGGAGCACTGTCGACGGTGACCCACCCTGAGGTCGCTGGAGACTGGAAGCGCACCTCGGCGTCCGCAACCAGCAGCCGCCCGGCCGTCACCGAGCGGGTCGAGCCGTCGACGGCCCGAATGCGGAACATCGTCATCTTCGCTCCTGCTCATCCACTGCGGGAATCGCCTTCACTGGATGCGACGGCGGGCACCTCCACGGGCGCTGCCGCGTTCGGCCAGGCTCTGTGCGAACAGCTCGGCGCTGGCGAGCTGGCTCCGGAGCGCCTCGACGCGCTGATCGGCCAGCTCCCGGTACATCACCAGTCGCTCCCGCAGCGCCGAGCGCTCCGCCGCACGCGTGGTCGGATCATCGAGCTGGTCGACGGTGAGCAGCAGGTCGCGCATCTCCTCGAGCGTGAAGTCGAGCGGCTTCATCCGCTTGACCAGCTCGAGACGCTCGATGTCGGCATCGGTGTACAGCCTGAAGCCACCACTGGTGCGGGCCGACGGCGGGACCAGACCGACCTCTTCGTACCAGCGGATCGTGCGAAGGCTCAGCCCGGTGCGCTCGGCGACGTCGCCGATCTGCACGTGCCCGGACTCGCTCACAGTGGGCTCCTTCCGAACGCCGCGGCCATGCGGCCCGAGGTTACCGATGCGGCCGAGTCGGCCCGACGATCCCGACCGGCCTGTACGGACGACCTCACGACGCCAGCCGCCGGCGCAGGAGCCGTTCCTGCATGTTCCTGATGATCGCGGCGCTCACGACGTCCACGGGGCCGGTCCCGTC from Mycobacteriales bacterium harbors:
- a CDS encoding MerR family transcriptional regulator → MSESGHVQIGDVAERTGLSLRTIRWYEEVGLVPPSARTSGGFRLYTDADIERLELVKRMKPLDFTLEEMRDLLLTVDQLDDPTTRAAERSALRERLVMYRELADQRVEALRSQLASAELFAQSLAERGSARGGARRRIQ
- a CDS encoding arsenate reductase ArsC, encoding MTNKPVILFACVHNGGRSLAAKVLAEHHGQGRLHVRSAGSEPGSGLNPVVVQVLEERGLSTAGEHPRLLTYDGVQEADVVITMGCGESCPVFPGNTYEDWTLQDPKGQDLKTVRGIVDDIEQRVIDLLFRIG
- a CDS encoding Rv2640c family ArsR-like transcriptional regulator, with product MPKTLPALDVREPVCGATLSSGPLGESEALGIALRLKALADPVRVRMMSMLLAQSATGVCTCDLAPALGLSEATVSHHLKQLRDAGLAEGIRQGPNVFYRARLDALGALCRVIDPACC
- a CDS encoding MFS transporter, producing the protein MTAAADPSGASAPEGAAPEVAGIAVEGAELRSGARSPDGFYGWRIVAASSAAVVLTAPGQTAAVSAFIEPMLAELNLSRTALSTAYLVGTLTGALAMPLVGRALDRHGVRRTMAVVGVVFGAFLIGLSTVTGIVGVTAGFVGIRMAGQGALGLTATTATALWFTRRRGVAVGTVSAVGAAGISLAPVLLERLVSAYGWRAVWAGEGLLVWLTVIPLALLVMKDSPEQLGQRPDGGPVGGPSRTGAVQMTRAQAVRTGWFWLVTAAVSVSGMLATAVAFHQISLLGEGGLSMTEAAANFLPQTAAALLATFAVGTLVDRVPPSLALSGCMLLLAAGLAWGTVVQPGASAIGFGLTMGAAGGSVRTLEAATVPRVFGTAHLGSVRGLVAAFSVGSTAFGPVLFAVVREATRSYRPVLACCALLPLLVAGAALVVRPPAVPDVTVGGVTVPPGH
- a CDS encoding trehalose-6-phosphate synthase; protein product: MVTALRPVMSARSGAWVGWDGGTKGTPSRLPELSIELAPVTLTAAQVRDYYHGFANRTLWPLLHNAIEKPVFDRGWWAAYKGVNERFADGAAAALDRNDDALLWVHDYHLLLVPELVRRRRPQQRSGLFLHTPWPSPDVFARVPWRKELLLGPLGADVVSFYTDRYRKNFVRACGRLLGADGVKVRGGDLRLPDGREVRTTASPISIDVAQFASLATSDRVGDDIALLREQFSGRKVLLGVDRLDYTKGILERLLAFESLLERRPDLRDQLVFVQVAVPSRDDVREYRQLRSQVEQITGRINGRFTSPGKDVPVHYLYRSLPPPSLTAYYAAADVMLVTPLVDGMNLVAKEYVAVQSARGCSGLLLLSEFTGAAVELKDAILCNPFDVDGLSSLIEHALTIPETARRRAMTALARRVTTHDVHRWVEVQLGDISAPVGQ